In the genome of Raphanus sativus cultivar WK10039 chromosome 9, ASM80110v3, whole genome shotgun sequence, the window tcagcttaccaaaatccaccaccacccacccaggagagtaagtttgatgccatgattgatagagttttagaaggttagcagaagcttacagtagacttcaatgggaagattgaatctgtcttcaacaatctgaccacaaggatagacaccatctgcactcaagttaagaaacttgagacacagattgtccagactgaagactctatccggagaattggaacttctaaggaagtaggggaaggaaataggaaacaccaggtgaatgccattatagatgatgatttctggcaagtggtgaaacatgagaagctacaagaaggagactttgaagtggaaaattcactaagtttcggaggatcacaatggtgtcgatcgacaccaactagtccacatcgatcgacatcaatgATGTCATTTCTGTGAGGGGTAAAAcccacacctagattttagatcaagtttaatgtttaggaaatgttagggaaagataaacgcgggctgaatcccgtaagaacttgtagaatgaacttcgatttgtattgatttaGTAGAAATAGGATGGTTACAAAgggtgatctttgatgaatacaaagattatatgaatattacaataagaatgttttggtgaatgttgagtaaaataTCAGTTGAGTCGGATCCTTTTCTTAGTTCTCCATCTTCTatttaaatagccttggacttctttaggttaTCTCCAACTAATCTCCGAGATCGTCTCCGCTTAaggtggaatccgcaacagcttccctttgaccgggtcctgcgcttctccTTGTCAcaacgtgagcttcctcttctccGTGAGCTCCTTAGTTAGagtccttagctttcagcctccggctcttTTTAGGCATCGAGCCTGCGATGGGCCTGTCCCGGCCCATTACcatcttttattatttggagatcagctaccgggccatattcgggcccaacagttgcccccagctctcgagattaggtatcgttattctcgggagctaaacttagccgcccaagctagattttcttgttgagatcatgattactagctatctcaaccatatttacttttatctGATCGAACGGCTGTAAATTTCTTTTGATTAAATCGATGGCTTAGATTAAAGCGagtttaaaatttgatttctgATTTTCGAGatgtgatgggatataaagctgggagaattaactgcttgtctctccacttcctccacgcctctcgacggtttccaaggtaattcacctcttttcctttgttttactgcgtgttttttttttttatccgctTCTTGATTTGAACTAGTTCTTCATCTTTAACCTCTCCCTGAGATTTCGCCTTAGTCCAATTCTTCTCTTTTGCTTCCTATTTCCCTTTCCTTTTACTATCATGAGtcaaaaagaaggttccggcgaggtTCAACTCTCAGCCTCCGGTGCCCGCATTGTGAAGGTCAAGCAGGAAGCCGGTGAAAAGATGACtgaagccaagaagaagaaggttaaagactcgatcggagcaagagtcaagaggatgaagaagaaaggtagcaagagcgcctcctccggtCCTCACTTCCCTTCGCTCTTAAAGGGTCAGGAcgtcatcaatcttgctgttcaagctcacggcaagAGCGATCTAGTTAGAGCTTGTGTTGAAGATGAGACCCCCGAgaccgttccggagggttggttctgcgtcCATGAGAAATATATCTCCAAGAGCCATCTTAGATTTCCTCTCCCCACCCTTTTGCTGGATCTCTTAGACCATTACCAGCTAGCCCTTCCTCAACTTTGCCCGTCGGTCATCAGAGTGATAAATGGGTTTATCACtagggccaaggaggaaggGGTTATCGTAGGGTTGACCGAGTTAATGAGTCTCTTTTCtataaaggagagtacttccaaggatggtggaagcggtacctactacctcccATGTCGTCCAGGGTTAGGTATCTTTAAATTCACGGCTAGTGACgatgactggcggaagaagtacttttatgtcaagattgatcccttgacggttcctgtaggccatGACCTCAGGAACTCAtggtctgacatttctggttaggaCTTTAGGGATATGTTTGCAAGTTTATCTTTACTTATCGTGATGTGCTAATcgttttttgactttttttttttttgcagaaattAAGGATCCTATCAAGTTGTCTGGTAAACTTACCAGAGCTCTTCACAGGAAGCTGCAGCACAGCCCTAATAATTGGGGAACTTATACTACTTCGAGAGTTGGGTCAGCTAGATTTCCTGATCGATACAAGGCGTCCTTCCCTGACtcagtgacggttgctggtttagaaggtaccCTTCTACTCTTAATTCATGATCTTTACTGTTTGAATTTGTCTCATATGATTAATGAATCTTTTTCATGATTCAGTTTCTGAGGGTGATTCAGTTTTCGAAGTTTCatccggagcaagtacttccgagaagactcaatcacagaagatgcctattcagccttccttccgttccaggggtagatcgaccaaggctgccagctcctctagaggaagTGACAAGAACCAAGGgggatccttccttgactctgtgaaggaggcTCTTGACGAAGGAGGCTCTGCCCCTGCTAAAGGTGTTGGCTCTTCGGAGCCTAAAGTGcaggaagttggccttccctccgaggtcccgATGACTGAAGCTAACCCTCAAATGGCGAGGGATCCTCCTGAATTTGAGCccccgaggaacaagaggtcccgaactgaccaggttgacagaccttcgaggtcttcctcctcctcctctagaggaggaaccggttgctggaactttgctcattcgaagcctggatcggttttggatgattcgtggggtttggctactctgatgaggcatatgaagagtaccgggtgttccctcccctcgatctccaatctcacgcacaaggatgagtaTGTTGATATTgcccatcacatgggtcaggtatgaagtcTATTTCAACTTTTAGCTTTATCTTTGGAAGATTTTCGCTAAAccgttttttgttttctgtagctggctggcgctattaacagggctcagttcaagtttgaggacgccgtacacaatgcccccagtgctgaggaattagctcAGGTTACTGAACTGGTTaaggccaacaagactgagctcaatcagactcgggctctgatctcagatctccaagctgaggtgaagagacttggctccaaatgtgatgctcagcaagggacaatcgagagccagttgattgacctccaggtaaagaataggaagattggggatttggatgctgctcggaagatagccgagtatcaggtcaaggagctgattgcttcaacccagagcagccagaagaacaaggaagctgaggtcaggctggccgtccggagaggaaagaaggaggtagctgaagcctacaacaaagttctggttgttgtcaaggagaagttctccaagaagaaggaagaagtcgatctcctggttcatgctcaagagattcaagccaacaccgagctcctgaaagacatgctggagGGCGAGATTACGAGTACTCAAGACGAGTATGATCGCTTGGTGGCGATGATGCCGGAGGCTGTCGcggcgtacgagaaggctcaggtctcggatttctcgatcggcaagctccctcttccccaactctccgagagctcaggtactttagagattaatatgtttaatctctccttttctggagagttcggttctaatttggaattgatgggttcttactcagccccagtcgaagccgcccttggaggtagcgacaaggagatggaggaggtttcctgaggaggaagatccagctggtaagggggctgagaagagctcggatgacaaggaagtttaagagctgaggctctttcatgttttctaggatttctgcccgacgggctttgtttcatttgtttctaagacttatagcctgaggaggcttttaaacctttgtttatGTTAAGGTCCTTGGAACCTTTGTtggcctgaggaggcctttaaacctttatctatcaaaacttggttttcagtttcattttaagtttttcGTTTTGACTTAGTCAAATTTTACGAACTCAAAATTGATTAAGAGTTTTGATAGGGACTGCTTTGGTTACTAATTAAGAGGTTTAGTGAATCCTCCGAATTAGATCCTTGATTTAGTGATAAGTCTCGGTGACTTGGAtcgtttttagttccttagGAGGAATTCTTGGAATATCGGgattagcttaaggtttttaggaacctaagtttaatttggacaccttaggtgggggttcttgggaacctgaattcgtttgtgggattttaagacccgttgagacttgcttagggttttaagaccttctgAGGTTTGATAACGATTTTAAGACCTctgtgatttgatgaggattttaagacctttgtgatttgatgaggattttaagacctttgtgatttgatgaggattttaagacctcggAGAtctgataaggattttaagaccttggagatttgataaggattttaagaccttggagatttggtaaggtttttaagaccttaggtccaggtttgTCGAGACCTGATACTGCTTGAAGGATTGTAAGACCTTTTGTggttgttaaggattttaagaccttaggtccaggtttgTAGAGACCTGAGCTAATCCGAAGGGtttttaggaccctaggtccatgtttgcagggacctgttttgttaaagaattgagatatcgagaataatttttttattgataattggatacattgtatcatagtaatcataccattgctgtattataatgatcatacatttgctgcgtgggctatgtgattttaatcagacatatgccccctttgattgtggtgaacgaagtgttggaatgaggttggggctgcactcatgacggagttgcctacgtacccagtcaagggatcaagcctaacgtagttcaggaattttaggtacctaatgataatatctcttaagattcgtggcgttccacgatctgatttcaggtaccccggttcgcacctttcggagcttgtaaacgccaggtcgtaccacgtggatgatctggtagggaccttcccagttggttcctaacttcccagcatctggttccttggttccttcgaaaactttcctaagtactaggtcacctacagcgaactgtcggagcctgactttggaattgtactgtcgtgccattgcttgttgatagttctgaatgcgaatcagagctcggtcccgtctttcctcgattagatcgaggctgtcagttaggagctgatcgttagctgcgggattggacgtgcagagttcccggcggaggctaccagcaatggtttcagctggaacgacagcttccatcccatatgctaaggaaaaaggagtttcttctgtagcttttcgtggggtggttcgacatgcccaaagtacttcgagtaacttttctgaccagagttccttctgggccccgaggcgtttcttgaggtttgctaatactgatttattagcagcctccgcctgtctgtttccttgaggtcggcgaggtgatgagaaggtcaggcgaatattccacttgtcacaaaatattttgaaatcgtgggatatgaattgtcctccattgtcagttacgatttcgtatgggatgccgtgtctacacacgatttctttccacacaaatcgttcgacctcgactctggttacctgctggaaagcttcagcctctatccatttcgtgaagtagtctgttaggactaagaggaagcgtagcttcttctttccacttcctgacgctactagtggtccttagatgtccatggaccatctcataaatgggtaaggggtGGATATGTTGGACAgtttttccgcaggttggtgtataatcggtgcatgcctctggcacttgtcgcatgaagaggaataggcctcagtctgcaataatggtgggccagaaatatccttgtcttttgattctgatggctaaagctcttcctccagagtggttcccgcaggaaccatcgtgcatttctttcatgagtctcatagcaacgaggccatggacgcattttaggtaaggtccggaaatgcttcgtttgaggaggacagattcagttacgcaatatctcgcgcttaatgctttgagctttcgagcctcccatttattgggtggagtctttccctctaggatgtattgcgtgattggaattctccaatcctctctccctacaactttgctATGAAGAGACGAAGGAGGtccctgttcgggacctggtgtcgtggtgcccccggaggtatttgtAGGACTGGCttccaaggagtctgaattctaAGGAATACCTCCAATTCCTTCGTTATTGtccggggtctggatggtgTCCCCGGATGAATTTTGGAGGGCTGAACGGCTTCtagttttaactctgcagatgagTGGGTCCAAGTTGatgcccccgggggtattcgagatcaggctctaaggagtctgaatttcggggaataccttccgtgttttggattgtgttcccggaggtatgctttttagagctacgtattctggtttttgggaaccaaaatgttgtgagaacctgggtagctaccgtttcaggacAGGTACCTTCAGGTTGTTCTGTTCGCTTGCCGTCTATCTcggctttagtagctatgtcgatgcttggtttttcgattccttctacgggtatgatccgttttacgagggggtctgacgtggaagctaaagcagccaacgcgtctgctgaggagttctctcctcgtgggattctTGTTAGCTcaaatttgtcgaactgcctggtgaggttctggacgacttcgagatatgcccccattctttcgtccctcgtttcatactctccgtgaaactggctagctactagctgtgaatcactataagcgtttagctctcgaatttcgaggcttagggcgagtttcaaccctgcgattagtgcttcatattcaccttcgttgtttgaggcgttgaatccgagcctatatgactgctcaatggtttctcctgctgaagaagttaaccttagaccgacaccggagccttgttttgacgaggctccgtcgacatacaggctccacttcggagattctatttcggagtctaattgctcggatgctagttcaatgataaaatcggcaaggacctgagcttttgctgctgctcgaggtctatactcaatatcatattcactgagctctatggcccatttggccaatcgccctgattggctagggctgtgcaatatcattcgtaatggttgtgaggtcattacgacgattgagtgcgattggaagtaaggtcgcaattttctggcagctatCACAACTGCCAgagctaatttttccattgcagggtaccttgtttcggcgtctatcaaacttttactggtgtaataaacaggtctttgttcgttttgttcttctcgtaccagcacgccgctaactgcagcagtcgatacagcgaggtacaggtatagtggctctcctactacaggtttggataggatcggaggttcggagaggtatgatttcaattgtttgaaggcttcctcacatttctcgtcccataggaacttcttattatttcttagaagtttgtagaatgggaggcacttatcggtggacttggatatgaatcgatttaacgctgcgattcgtccggtcaatctctgtacctctctggttgtcttcgGTGatggcatttctaggaaggtttctatctgctgcgggttggcttcaatgcctctttcggttacgagatagcctaggaactcgcctgagggtaccccgaaagtacatttagtgggattgagcttcatatcgtacttgttaaggatgtcgaagcattcccttaagtgggagatatggtcttctccagctgaggatttgactagtatatcgtcgatatacacctccatggtttttccgagttgtccagcaaacatcttgtTTACTaacctctgataggtagctcctgcgtttttttatccgaatggcataaccttgtaacaatatgttcctcgttcggttatgaatgcggttttctcctggtcctcaggatccatcatgatttggttgtatcctgagaaagcatccatgaaggataggagtcgatggccagctgttgcttcaaccaaacggtcgatgtgaggtaacgtgaagctgtctttaggacaagctttgttcaggtctgtgaagtctacacagattctccatttcccgtttttcttctttaccactactgggttagctaaccaatcagggtagtgtacctctcgaatggacccagctttcgtaagtcggtcaacttcgtcgttaacagcttgagccttttcgaggcctagcttgcgacgcttttgtttgatcggtttgaaagtagggtctactcttagcttatgggtggtgacattcggatctatgcctttcatctcgctggtggaccatgcaaaggttttgacattgcctttcaagaaatcaatgagctcctttttggtctcgggaggtagctcggatccgatgctcacctgtctttcaggatctgagtcgttGATGCAAACcttttcggtgaggttcttgggggacctcgaatattttgttgcatttcgcgaccctcctggatctgtaattgctattgggggtattttttgaggatttcgaatcctcccaaatagaagatcctggatatcttctggctaccgtgtacggtagttatcccttcgggtgttgggaattttacgcattgatgatacatcgaggctactgccttcattttgtgaatccagggtcttcccaggatcacATGGAatggggaaggtctgtcgatgactactaagttggtcattttcattattccgccagctataactgggagcttgatagtccccaatgaggtagttgtttctccggagaagcctacgaggttagctttttggccaataatctcgtagtcgtctatttccatcccttttaggtgttttagaaaataaggtcgacagagcttcctgtgtctatcatgagtttagggacctcgtatcctgcaatgttcagggtgacaatcaacgcatcatcgtgtgAGGTCTGtcgaggtttgaggtctcgctttcccagaaataaatcttagtattggactcggggttaggaggcttaggtccagtgttagacacagccttccgtacgtgattcttaatggaattgacggagtcttgacatatgtctgttcctccaaggatacagtccaccctcgagtcggggcttgattgaggggacggtttctCAAGAGAGcctcgacttgtaaactttttttcttgggggaatttcccaagaatcatgtcaactctcttcttgggagctggaggtggcgaatcggtctccttctcaggtgacctctcgcgctttgggGAGGGTGgctctggaacctcttttctgataaggtgatggctttttaaggtccacgccctttatttctccagctgcgaatttagctgccagttgtcgttggaaggtcccaacattcctcagttgagtgcccttctcgatcgtgataagagcaatgtttgtttttatcaaagccttttgaccagggagttttgtttgctgcggcgataggtttctcttccttgtcttcctcgattgcgtaggaatgttctccctgagtttggttGTTTCGGGGTTTCCCCTTTtgtgaggtccctttgcctcagaggattcaccttttgagtgattctgaggtttcttgtggagtttatccaatgcGGCTGTTTCCTCCCTCCAAAGTGatgtatctggtggctttatgaagagcatcatcgatagttggaggagtattgagtgttaatTCTGACCAGAATTTTCGATTTATAGAAtagacctctcctaagagcctcgatggcgactaggtcgttaggattcgagagcttagttcttattgccctgaatttctcgatgtaaactcgtagtgagtctcccattccttgtctggccttccaaaggtcggcttcAGAAGCTTGTTTCAGGATATGAGTCGAGTACTGtttcatgaaggcgttagttagctgatcgaaactatctatcgaggctggttcgagaccatAGAACCACTCaagctgttccgaccaaattttcggcgaatgtcctgcagtaacctgcttcgcattcttcctgtgtaaaatgggctttaacgTTGCCAGTcagaaagctctcaaataggcctttgggtcagaagtcccatactcgggaattctgatttttcgggtatccttatgtaggagctggcaatcctgtcagtgaatggagttccacgtgTTTCTTCGATCAAACTACTATCGATTTCGGAGGCTGAgttcgtagctttatggacttgagctcccaatttttggagagctgcatgagttcgttccatatacctacggatagcttcaggtccttccatAGGTAGGACATTCGGGTCGTTtttaggtacccgacgggcaggttcctgacggaatcgtgtgggcccatcctcccatgcagttgggggctaaatcgctcaccagctctcgggttatcggaatctatccgtTGATAGCGGCCCCTTTGGggttgagcttctggtttgataaaccggagcTGCTGTCCTACCTTCGATGGGAGGGATCCTCCTGCCTCGGATCTAAATTCAGTCGGCGGAGGAGGTAGACGAGACCTCCGATCAGCGACCTGACCAGATGCGGAACTGGTTGTTGCcacgttgcttcccatagcactggtgataggcgggttaaacacgggagctgtcccagtatgaggtgtctggaaagccgATCCCTGTCCTGCaggagcagtgctatcaggggaaaaatctaaacgtcctcggggaaatgagggatcagtcaatcgatctcggaaagtgacccccggagtTTGACGTCGAGGTGGCTGGTTGTTGTGTGTAGAGATCTTGTTATCTCTTTCGAATCGTTGCTGttcgaacagctagctgatgcatcgtacgctcactttcctgggctttgtctactagttgcatcatcatctgacgaatctcagaaagctggacctccgtttgattcggagcggctggctgctgaggattctcggtgatcgGAAGCCCGGGGACGGTTCCACTTGTCGATCTCTGGTTAGTAGCTCCGGTTATattctggctcgttcgagcgttaATAGGAAGCTGCTGCCCGGACCGGTGGTCGCCATGTCGAGGTTCGAGGTTACAAGggtagagcctccgtcgttcggtgagccatcgctcagAATCGGGAGGCTAAGGtcagacggatttgttgtctgGGTCGGTAGGAGATTCATTCTCtcagttagagtaagggattcaattgtttcttccccacagacggcgccgccaattgtgaggggtaaaactcacacctagatttttagatcaggtttaatgtttaggaaaggttagggaaagataaacgccgggctgaatcccgtaagaacttgtagaattgaacttcgatttgtattgatttaGTAGAAATAGGATGGTTACAAAGGGTGCTCTTTGATGATACAAAGATTATATGAATAttacaataagaatgttttggtgaatgttgagtaaaaatATCAGTTGAGTAGTCGGATCCTTTTCTTAGTTCTCCATCTTCTatttaaatagccttggacttccTTTAGGTTGTCTCCAACTAATCTCCGAGATCGTCTCCGCTTAaggtggaatccgcaacagcttccttttgaccgggtcctgcgcttctccTTGTCAcaacgtgagcttcctcttctccCGGAGCTCCTTAGTTAGAGTCCATAGCTTTCAGCCTCCGACTCTTTTTAGGCATCGAGGCTGCGATAGGCCTGTCCCGGCCCCATACCATCTTTATTATTTGgagatcagctaccgggccatattcgggccaaCAATTtcggatacgactgcagattgcaacgcggttaggatattgacacatgttGAATTTGCGGCTTCGCATCctcacccacccacccacatctacgaagatatcgaccgacgagacgagccactcatcgatcaaCAAAAAGACGAGagacgtatcgatcgacccttttctccacctatcgatcgacaacgcacctctcacatacctactgcaactaccatcgatagagaGCAATCGAATTAATGCCCTTAGACCcacacaccgaaaccacaaagctaaccctacagagactaCTGGAAAcctttcagacactacacctacatagAGGAACTGAaggaaggaagaaggttaaggagtaggaaggagaagactcctaagaaccttaagagagAAGCTAATAAAAANNNNNNNNNNNNNNNNNNNNNNNNNNNNNNNNNNNNNNNNNNNNNNNNNNNNNNNNNNNNNNNNNNNNNNNNNNNNNNNNNNNNNNNNNNNNNNNNNNNNggcgagggcttcgatttgatatcttgctcgttttctgggtcctcacggtttgagagaacgagctCTTTGAAGTTTCTAGGCGCCCGGCGACCTGGGccggcgctagccgcccggcgacgaATCAAACGCTCAGGTACTCCTGCccgaaaaaaaaagagctgagaTACTCCTGCCCGAAACTGCCCagatttagaattaaataattctttatttaaatacaaaaatttattaaaagaccACATGGCCAACAGAAACTTGCATAATTACAACCCAACCAGGACCATTTCGCGGACCATCCAGACCCGATCTATGAAATTCGGATATCTTTCTCTATAACTTTCGAAATCTTTGTAAGAATTGGTGTGATTGAAAATATTGGTGAAACTGTACATCGTAATAAATCGTCAACAATATTCTGTATATAATACTAAGTTGAACTAAATTTAACTAAATCGCACTTTtagatttcaaatgttttattatgttattttttggacagagttgttgttattgatatatttattgaattttgaatttaaaaaatagtttatatgatataaatagattttggcCAAACTTAGAAATGTTgtacatatttaataaaagtagaaatatTGTAAAAAGTAGAAATGTTGTAAAGGTTGATAAAACTAATCTCCAAATGGCTAGTGaagtttatttgttaaaataaaagtagaaatgtaGTTAATTTGTTAATGATATATTGAAGTTAAAATATACAAAGATTAGTTTATAGAGAGAAACTAGAGGATTGAAACTAGAGACATTACATTAAGTCAAACATAGTGAAAGTAGATAAAACTACATGCCATAAACTCGAGAAATAAACACCACAACTAATCTTCAATTGGCCAGTTGGCAGCTGTCAAGTGAATTTCATTGCAGAAGTCACAAACTTCACATTGCCAGAAACAACGATCGCACTTCCACTGTGTTCTTGATCCATTATAGGAGACTACAAACACCGGTTCTTCTATTGCGGAGCACCAGCAATCATTTGAGAAGATGGGATTCTTTATTCTTTCAAGTAGTGACATAAACTCTTGAGGTTTGTCGTAACCCCAATGGCCTGAGGGTAGCTCAGTCTGGATCATGCAATTCATCTGATGAACAAACTCACGACTAAAGTTAGGATATTTGTGAAACAACCCTCCATCATCTACACTAAACGCTAAGTTCAGCATTCCATCTACAAACTTGGCCAACTCCAATCCTCTCTCAGCAGCAAGATGGAttttctctcttccttcatCAAGTAAATGAAGTTGAAAGAACTCATGCATACCTCGTAGGTAGATGGCCTCTGGAT includes:
- the LOC130500093 gene encoding putative F-box protein At1g67623 codes for the protein MSNFNLESVPPSILHKILSKVATNHIRDFGSARIAFSGFNQIGRDDYFYQSANLIGFNDWIDEVNAVRTFRLRCYQAGNPEAIYLRGMHEFFQLHLLDEGREKIHLAAERGLELAKFVDGMLNLAFSVDDGGLFHKYPNFSREFVHQMNCMIQTELPSGHWGYDKPQEFMSLLERIKNPIFSNDCWCSAIEEPVFVVSYNGSRTQWKCDRCFWQCEVCDFCNEIHLTAANWPIED